Proteins from a single region of Argopecten irradians isolate NY chromosome 7, Ai_NY, whole genome shotgun sequence:
- the LOC138327979 gene encoding uncharacterized protein, with amino-acid sequence MKTSLDNNLTQMNDCGNISPPKRLKKNKKRKILNEKYPHRCDTTLVKGNIVLSDSTKTNVMTSVQPTFDTDIQIESRSVSKVTTLPPIKRSSTENHSSINLHRRDPCLLCDVTHPKCFRNVPDKSYRLTNNGRGVLGSRSRERIKAENGSISVRLTDPADCYDTPATGYLLPPVIMSSLKLDNRQDMAANDHVRHHLKRQEQWIHTERLKNWRRTNGNRITRRPAYQHSSSSGQKSDVNSGNSAESFHTQSSSSSDPHHPVMEEMDEEQKQAINKCLRWMEHLPKKFSGMHIIVPAPDSTDQS; translated from the coding sequence TGTGGAAATATTTCACCTCCAAAACgacttaagaaaaataaaaagagaAAGATACTAAATGAAAAATACCCACATAGGTGCGATACGACTTTAGTTAAAGGTAACATTGTCCTCTCTGATTCTACAAAAACGAATGTAATGACGAGTGTCCAGCCTACCTTTGATACAGATATACAGATCGAATCTAGGTCTGTCAGTAAAGTAACAACTTTGCCTCCCATAAAACGGAGTTCAACCGAAAATCACAGTAGTATAAACCTTCACAGACGGGATCCGTGCCTGCTGTGTGACGTCACGCACCCAAAGTGTTTCCGGAATGTACCTGACAAAAGCTATCGATTAACCAATAACGGTAGAGGTGTATTGGGGAGTAGGAGCCGTGAACGTATAAAAGCAGAGAACGGCTCGATAAGCGTTAGACTTACCGACCCAGCCGACTGTTACGATACACCTGCCACAGGTTACCTGCTACCACCAGTGATAATGTCATCTCTTAAACTCGACAACAGGCAAGATATGGCTGCAAATGACCATGTACGGCACCATCTGAAACGACAGGAGCAGTGGATACACACAGAACGTCTAAAGAACTGGAGACGTACTAATGGGAATAGAATTACTAGGAGACCTGCTTACCAACACAGTTCCTCGTCAGGCCAGAAATCTGACGTGAACAGTGGTAACTCTGCAGAGAGTTTCCACACACAGTCCTCTTCATCGTCCGACCCCCATCATCCAGTCATGGAGGAAATGGACGAGGAGCAGAAACAAGCCATCAACAAATGTCTCCGATGGATGGAACATCTTCCTAAAAAGTTTTCCGGGATGCATATAATCGTCCCGGCTCCGGACAGTACGGACCAATCATGA